From the genome of Clostridiisalibacter paucivorans DSM 22131, one region includes:
- the prdD gene encoding proline reductase cluster protein PrdD has protein sequence MSKAQRKLTIKCFHINKVEFADKNFIHNCTLSIDKKYAQKCNYDKKIIKKIDVDIIKPKEHKKDVNNILDFIPISVKALGDIGEGITHTLTGVYVMLTCANDDGVQMAEFGSSHGILKDKVYFGRVGTPSAADYIIHFDVIIKGDLLGERRFPMAAHKACDNFIQSVRKALKELNGSKADEVHEYIDKISMNNKKVVLIKQVAGQGAMYDNVLLSNEPCGVEGGKSIIDMGNMPVILSPNEYRDGAIRAMT, from the coding sequence ATGAGTAAAGCACAAAGAAAGTTAACAATAAAATGTTTCCATATAAATAAAGTTGAATTCGCAGATAAAAATTTTATACATAATTGTACTTTATCAATAGATAAAAAATATGCTCAAAAGTGCAATTATGATAAAAAAATTATCAAGAAAATAGATGTAGATATAATAAAACCAAAAGAACACAAAAAAGATGTAAATAATATTTTAGATTTTATTCCTATTTCAGTAAAAGCATTAGGGGATATAGGAGAAGGAATAACGCATACCTTAACAGGAGTTTATGTAATGCTTACTTGTGCGAATGATGATGGAGTGCAAATGGCTGAATTTGGATCTTCTCATGGTATACTCAAAGATAAGGTTTATTTTGGAAGAGTAGGAACTCCATCTGCTGCTGATTATATAATACATTTTGATGTCATTATTAAGGGGGATCTTCTTGGTGAAAGAAGATTCCCGATGGCAGCACATAAAGCATGTGATAATTTTATTCAAAGTGTAAGAAAAGCATTAAAAGAATTAAATGGAAGTAAAGCTGATGAAGTTCATGAGTATATAGATAAAATAAGTATGAATAATAAAAAAGTAGTTCTAATAAAACAAGTAGCAGGGCAGGGAGCGATGTATGATAATGTGTTATTATCTAATGAACCGTGTGGAGTTGAAGGGGGTAAATCAATAATTGATATGGGAAATATGCCAGTGATTTTATCTCCAAATGAATATAGAGATGGTGCAATAAGAGCTATGACTTAA
- a CDS encoding glycine/sarcosine/betaine reductase component B subunit, which yields MGIGPSTKETTLHHFRDPLLNVITKDKDVDLLGVIIVGTPQDNKDKHFVGERAAQWVESMQVDGVIISADGWGNSDVDFANTIEEIGQKNIPVVGLSFIGKQGKFVVTNKYMDTIVDFNKSKKGIETEVVGENNIDKIDAKKSLALLKLKMMRK from the coding sequence ATGGGGATAGGACCATCAACAAAAGAAACTACATTACATCATTTTAGAGATCCATTACTTAATGTTATTACAAAGGATAAAGATGTCGACTTATTAGGAGTCATCATAGTAGGGACTCCTCAGGACAATAAAGATAAACATTTTGTAGGTGAAAGAGCGGCTCAATGGGTAGAATCAATGCAGGTTGACGGAGTTATTATTTCAGCAGATGGTTGGGGTAACTCTGATGTAGATTTTGCAAATACTATAGAAGAAATAGGGCAAAAGAATATCCCTGTAGTTGGTTTGAGTTTTATAGGCAAACAAGGTAAATTTGTTGTAACTAATAAGTATATGGATACAATTGTTGATTTCAATAAGTCGAAAAAGGGTATTGAAACTGAAGTAGTAGGAGAAAACAATATTGACAAGATTGATGCAAAAAAATCATTAGCA